The Cherax quadricarinatus isolate ZL_2023a chromosome 66, ASM3850222v1, whole genome shotgun sequence sequence TCATTTAACAGCCAGCAACTGTACACACGCCAATAATCTTCAGCATAATTAGGCATGGAGGTCATTTAAttaccagggtatatacatctcGCTGGGTGGTGTTATAAGAGGGTATAAAATGTGAGAATATAGACTAGGTGAGAGTGTTGGGTGCGAGTGCGTACACACAGCGGCGCCAGACTGTCCCACGGTGGTGTAACGAGATCTTAGCGAGAAGACTTAACGAGAATTTTGTGATCTTACAGTTATCCGTCGCTCACGGCACCTGCGAGTGTACCATGATAACTCTTAGCTTCATGTGCCATCGAGTGTATAGTTCATGGTACCGTGCAAGTGTGAAATGGAAGTGAAAAAGAGGAAAGCTCGCTTTTCCGTTCATGAAATCGACGTCCTGGTGGACGAAGTGTACAAGAACAGGGCGACGCTCTTCTCCagactctgcagtaccatcactaacgagaaaaaaatgattaTCTGGCAAGCCATCACCGAGAAAGTTAACGAGGTGTGTACCGTTCAGCCTAGAACTGCCGATGAAGTTAGACGAAAATGGTATTATTATCTTAGCGACAGAAAGAAAGAAGTTTCCCGTAGAAATAAGTTAAAGAAAACGGACTGTCACTCTGAGGTGTTGTACAGCCAGACAGATCTAAGAATTCTTGAACTTTTGGGCGAGATAGATGCCACCGAGAGAACAGTAGAAGGCGCAGTAGAGGGCCTCATCTGTGAGGTAGACGCTGATGCTCTGCCTATAAGACCCTCATCAGTGTCAAGTGACTTTAATGAACAGGACCACAATTTAAAGTCTCGCACCTCCTCAAGGGGGATTCTCTCCCCCTCGCGTCTACAGGATCATTCACTAACTTCCGAAGGTATGTCATACTACTTTATATGAAGATATAGTTTGCCAGTATTTGTGCGCCTGTTACCTATAGTACTTTTAGGATAAATATGGCATGTACTTGTTTAATTCTTAAACATTTTAAACTAAGAGATAACAATAAAATCTAGCAAGGCGCTGGACATTATAATaacaaagaagcgctaaacctacaagggttataTAGCGCCGCCGgacagggaaggatgcaggggtaatgGGTAGCATTACCATTAGGTAAtggagtgcagcggggcagtggatagtgcaggggtagaggaaaggcgctggacaggcacctaaagtcagtacctgaataGCCGGGTTGTGggtcgtacgtcgggttgcatgcggctagcaataacagcctggttgatcaggcccttatccactacgaggcctggtcacggatcgggccacgggggcgttgacccccgaaaccctccctAGGTATTATCTCAGGCGGGTTAATAACCCAAGTAAaccaagcagtgtggcttatcaCCCTTGGTGACCTTAGGACCTCtcttaggtaggtaggtatctattgactgctaggtgagcaggggcagCAAGAGTTAAGTTATTTGACCACACATTTTTTCCTTTCCATCTAATTAAATCTAACCCTGGTCCTTTTGGTTATGAGCTGAACCCTCataccacagtgtatatacacatggtGTATTTCTGCCTAGGTGCTTTAAAGGTAAAGTAAATCATCATATTGGCTTTGTTAgggtatattaaaaaaaaaatgtcactgTCGTGTGCCAAGTGATCAATTGCTCTTCAGGCTACAAGCATGGTATATTCTAAAAATGTTAAAAAAATGAAGGGGGGAGGTTCACCAACATATTACAACTGATATGTGGTTGGCTACATCAAACTATGTGACCTGATGCCAAGATCACTGTCAACGACAGTAGAATTTTTACGGCTTCCCCATATcacttttttcttcctttttatttttagaaggttataaatgaccataatttttaaaggggtggaccggtaagccag is a genomic window containing:
- the LOC128689905 gene encoding myb/SANT-like DNA-binding domain-containing protein 4, coding for MVPCKCEMEVKKRKARFSVHEIDVLVDEVYKNRATLFSRLCSTITNEKKMIIWQAITEKVNEVCTVQPRTADEVRRKWYYYLSDRKKEVSRRNKLKKTDCHSEVLYSQTDLRILELLGEIDATERTVEGAVEGLICEVDADALPIRPSSVSSDFNEQDHNLKSRTSSRGILSPSRLQDHSLTSEEEPGVGAAAIATPAVDTIKKESVCTNHDSFSVYTNHDSFSPTVTVGSPEDDNNYRHPSTKRPRTEGNDIDQDDDRDDQEFLQLEKRRVYLQECQLRLLHDIYRQMQTDSERNHAFQQAFLDIERQRLELEKSATSK